A window of Longispora fulva contains these coding sequences:
- a CDS encoding MurR/RpiR family transcriptional regulator gives MISHGTPLGVRIRALMPELTGTEQRVAGLVLADPSAVAGLTIGELAAASDTSTSTVLRFCKALAFPGYRALQTALTAEVARAAEPRLSTGTDGGIDPNDRLAEIVAAVAGADVRAITETAAQLDLDALTACVEAMAGAYRVDVFAVGGSAQPAAGFQARMHYTGIACWAWTDVHLALISAAQLKPGAVALGVSHSGQTIEVIEALETARAAGATTVALTNFPRSPLASVADIVLTTAVREGTFRPGDMSGTHPQTTVLDCVYAALAQRDRPRTEAALSAATRAIAGHRTTRQR, from the coding sequence ATGATCTCGCATGGCACGCCCCTCGGAGTCCGGATCAGGGCACTGATGCCGGAACTCACCGGCACGGAGCAGCGCGTCGCCGGGCTGGTGCTCGCCGATCCCTCGGCGGTCGCCGGCCTGACGATCGGCGAACTCGCGGCGGCCAGCGACACCTCGACGTCGACCGTGCTGCGGTTCTGCAAGGCGCTCGCGTTCCCGGGGTACCGGGCGCTGCAGACCGCGCTCACCGCCGAGGTCGCCCGGGCTGCCGAACCGCGGCTGTCGACCGGCACCGACGGCGGGATCGACCCGAACGACCGGCTCGCGGAGATCGTGGCCGCCGTGGCCGGGGCCGACGTGCGGGCCATCACCGAGACCGCGGCCCAGCTCGACCTCGACGCCCTGACGGCGTGCGTGGAGGCGATGGCTGGCGCGTACCGGGTCGACGTGTTCGCCGTGGGCGGCAGCGCCCAACCGGCGGCCGGCTTCCAGGCCAGGATGCACTACACCGGCATCGCCTGCTGGGCCTGGACGGACGTGCACCTGGCCCTGATCAGCGCCGCGCAGCTCAAGCCAGGCGCCGTGGCCCTCGGCGTCTCGCACAGCGGCCAGACCATCGAGGTCATCGAGGCGCTGGAGACCGCGCGCGCGGCGGGCGCGACGACCGTGGCCCTGACCAACTTCCCCCGCTCGCCCCTCGCCTCGGTCGCCGACATCGTGCTGACGACCGCGGTGCGGGAGGGCACGTTCCGGCCCGGCGACATGTCCGGCACCCACCCGCAGACGACCGTCCTGGACTGCGTGTACGCGGCCCTGGCCCAGCGGGACCGGCCCCGCACCGAGGCCGCGCTGTCCGCCGCCACCCGCGCCATCGCCGGCCACCGCACGACCAGGCAGCGTTAG